A genomic stretch from Desulfotomaculum sp. includes:
- a CDS encoding phosphate ABC transporter ATP-binding protein produces MKKIKMLTRDLNLYYADYQALKDINLEIETNRITALIGPSGCGKSTFLRVLNRMNDLIEGVRIEGSVFLDKEDIYSPEVDVVALRKRVGMVFQRPNPFPMSVYDNVAYGPRVHGIRNKGRLDEIVERSLRSAALWDEIRDRLFKSALGLSGGQQQRVCIARLLAIEPEVVLMDEPSSALDPISTMKVEELIQVLKQDYTIVIVTHNMQQAARVSDVTAFFLNGEIVEFSITDEIFTRPKDRRTEDYITGRFG; encoded by the coding sequence ATGAAAAAAATCAAGATGCTCACCAGGGATTTAAACCTTTATTACGCTGATTATCAGGCTTTAAAAGATATAAATCTGGAAATTGAAACTAACCGGATTACAGCGTTGATTGGACCTTCCGGTTGCGGCAAATCAACGTTTTTAAGAGTATTAAACAGGATGAACGATTTAATTGAAGGAGTACGCATTGAAGGGTCCGTCTTTCTTGACAAAGAAGATATATACAGCCCGGAAGTTGACGTGGTGGCCCTGCGCAAGCGGGTGGGGATGGTTTTTCAGCGGCCCAATCCGTTTCCGATGTCTGTTTATGATAATGTGGCCTACGGACCGCGCGTTCATGGAATTAGGAACAAAGGCAGGCTTGATGAAATTGTGGAACGCAGTCTGCGGAGCGCCGCCCTGTGGGATGAGATCAGGGACAGATTGTTTAAATCAGCCCTGGGGTTGTCGGGCGGACAGCAGCAGAGGGTATGCATAGCCCGTTTGCTGGCCATTGAGCCGGAAGTTGTTTTAATGGACGAGCCAAGTTCGGCTCTTGATCCAATTTCCACGATGAAGGTGGAGGAACTCATCCAGGTTTTAAAACAGGACTATACAATTGTCATAGTTACCCATAATATGCAGCAGGCTGCAAGGGTTTCAGACGTCACGGCCTTTTTCTTAAATGGTGAGATAGTCGAATTCAGCATTACAGACGAGATTTTTACCCGTCCCAAGGACCGGCGTACAGAAGATTATATTACAGGACGGTTTGGTTAA